A genomic region of Saccopteryx bilineata isolate mSacBil1 chromosome 1, mSacBil1_pri_phased_curated, whole genome shotgun sequence contains the following coding sequences:
- the ATG13 gene encoding autophagy-related protein 13 isoform X7, protein METDLNSQDRKDLDKFIKFFALKTVQVIVQARLGEKICTRSSSSPTGSDWFNLAIKDIPEVTHEAKKALAGQLPAVGRSMCVEISLKTSEGDSMELEIWCLEMNEKCDKEIKVSYTVYNRLSLLLKSLLAITRVTPAYRLSRKQGHEYVILYRIYFGEVQLNGLGEGFQTVRVGTVGTPVGTITLSCAYRINLAFMSTRQFERTTPIMGIIIDHFVDRPYPSSSPMHPCSYRTTGEDTGVTYPSVEDSQEVCTTSFSTSPPSQLMVPGKEGGVPLAPNQPAHGAQADQERLATYTPSDGAHCAATPSSSEDTETVSNSSEGRASPHDVLETIFARKVGAFVNKPINQVTLTGLDIPFAMFAPKNLELEDADPLVNPPDSPETESPLQGSLHSDGSSGSSGNAHDDFVMIDFKPAFSKDDILPMDLGTFYREFQNPPQLSSLSIDIGAQSMAEDLPGETALPARSRPWLSEQPFSPLLVQDSLPEKLAVHEKNVREFDAFVETLQ, encoded by the exons ATGGAAACTGATCTCAATTCCCAGGACAGAAAGGACCTGGACAAGTTCATTAAGTTTTTTGCCCTCAAG actgTTCAAGTGATTGTCCAGGCTCGACTTGGCGAGAAGATTTGTACTCGTTCATCTTCATCCCCGACGGGTTCAGACTGG TTCAATTTAGCTATCAAAGACATCCCCGAGGTTACACATGAAGCCAAGAAGGCACTGGCCGGGCAGCTGCCTGCCGTGGGGAGGTCCATGTGTGTGGAGATCTCACTCAAGACTTCCGAG GGAGACTCCATGGAACTAGAAATTTGGTGtcttgaaatgaatgaaaa GTGTGATAAAGAAATCAAAGTTTCCTACACAGTGTACAACAGACTGTCATTGCTACTGAAGTCTCTCCTTGCCATAACAAGAGTGACACCAGCTTACAGACTCTCCAGGAAACAAGGGCACGAATATGTCATATTGTACAG GATATATTTTGGGGAAGTTCAGCTGAATGGCTTAGGAGAAG GTTTCCAGACAGTTCGTGTTGGGACAGTGGGCACCCCTGTGGGCACCATCACTCTTTCTTGTGCTTACAGAATTAACTTGGCGTTCATGTCCACCAG GCAGTTTGAGAGGACCACACCTATCATGGGGATTATCATCGATCACTTTGTGGACCGTCCCTACCCCAGCTCCTCGCCCATGCACCCCTGCAGTTACAG AACCACTGGTGAAGATACTGGAGTGACATATCCTTCTGTGGAAGACTCTCAAGAAGTGTGTACCACCTCTTTTTCCACCTCCCCTCCATCCCAG CTAATGGTTCCCGGGAAGGAAGGTGGGGTACCCCTCGCCCCCAACCAGCCTGCCCACGGTGCCCAGGCTGATCAGGAGAGACTGGCAACCTACACTCCTTCCGACGGGGCCCACTGTGCTGCCACACCTTCTAGCAG CGAGGATACTGAAACTGTCTCAAACAGCAGCGAGGGACGGGCTTCTCCCCACGATGTCTTGGAGACCATCTTTGCTCGAAAAGTAGGGGCTTTTGTCAACAAACCCATCAACCAG GTGACCTTGACGGGCTTGGACATACCCTTTGCCATGTTTGCTCCCAAGAACTTAGAGCTAGAAGATGCCGACCCCTTG GTGAATCCCCCGGACTCCCCGGAGACTGAGTCTCCTCTCCAGGGTAGCCTGCACTCTGATGGCTCCAGTGGCTCCAGCGGCAACGCCCATGACGACTTTGTCATGATTGACTTC AAACCAGCTTTTTCTAAGGATGACATTCTTCCGATGGACTTGGGCACCTTCTATCGTGAATTTCAGAACCCCCCTCAGCTGAGCAGCCTCTCCATCGATATCGGGGCACAGTCCATGGCTGAGGACTTG